A stretch of Henckelia pumila isolate YLH828 chromosome 4, ASM3356847v2, whole genome shotgun sequence DNA encodes these proteins:
- the LOC140866241 gene encoding uncharacterized protein — MSYRGRGRGRGRVRGFGGFGFRPAKQVSFGLFPDIEGLGKGEFSNQHSKLIQWSREFHKFWKNSPYYVKDSSQEDEEGLTVAGDQQSYIERYSDRNSQTTKVNSRLSDYMELGPGYLPAELTIGGKKRKRAVKRVKWQVASDLQEQDMFEKLLRKDQEQGDDKKEDENEEEEEEEDIEEEGEEYSDEGDYEQGEYFDDDEDEYNMPESEDEGPIY; from the exons ATGTCATACAGAGGGAGAGGGAGAGGCAGAGGCAGAGTTCGCGGCTTCGGCGGCTTCGGCTTTCGTCCCGCCAAGCAAGTTTCTTTTGGATTATTTCCG GACATCGAGGGTTTAGGGAAGGGGGAATTCTCGAATCAGCATTCGAAGTTGATCCAGTGGAGTCGCGAGTTTCATAAGTTTTGGAAGAACTCCCCTTACTATGTTAAAGACAGCAGCCAAGAAGATGAGGAGGGG TTAACGGTTGCAGGAGATCAACAATCATACATAGAAAGGTACTCCGATAGGAATTCGCAAACAACAAAGGTTAACTCGCGACTCTCGGACTATATGGAATTGGGTCCAGGTTATTTGCCTGCAGAACTGACTATAG GTGGGAAGAAGAGAAAGCGTGCTGTCAAGAGAGTAAAATGGCAAGTAGCGTCGG ATTTGCAAGAGCAGGATATGTTTGAGAAGCTTTTACGGAAGGATCAG GAGCAAGGAGATGACAAGAAAGAAGACGAAaatgaggaagaagaagaagaagaagacattgaagaagaaggagaagaataCAGTGATGAGGGAGATTATGAACAA GGTGAATattttgatgatgatgaagacGAATACAATATGCCTGAATCCGAAGATG AGGGCCCAATTTACTGA